One genomic segment of Tursiops truncatus isolate mTurTru1 chromosome 11, mTurTru1.mat.Y, whole genome shotgun sequence includes these proteins:
- the MAPK11 gene encoding mitogen-activated protein kinase 11 isoform X6 — MSGPRAGFYRQELNKTVWEVPQRLQGLRPVGSGAYGSVCSAYDTRLRQRVAVKKLSRPFQSLIHARRTYRELRLLKHLKHENVIGLLDVFTPATSLEDFSEVYLVTTLMGADLNNIVKCQALSDEHVQFLVYQLLRGLKYIHSAGIIHRDLKPSNLAVNEDCELRILDFGLARQADEEMTGYVATRWYRAPEIMLNWMHYNQTVDIWSVGCIMAELLQGKALFPGNDYIDQLKRIMEVVGTPSPEVLAKISSEHARTYIQSLPHMPQKDLRSIFHGANPLAVDLLGRMLVLDSDQRVSAAEALAHAYFSQYHDPEDEPEAEPYDESVEAKERTVEEWKGGPEGCVPQRLSAACFLQEVLQFLLRVV; from the exons CGTCTG CTCAGCCTACGACACGCGGCTGCGCCAGAGGGTGGCGGTGAAGAAGCTGTCGCGCCCCTTCCAGTCGCTCATCCATGCGCGGAGGACGTACCGCGAGCTGCGGCTGCTCAAGCACCTGAAGCACGAGAAC GTCATCGGGCTGCTGGACGTGTTCACGCCGGCCACCTCCCTCGAGGACTTCAGCGAAGT GTACCTGGTGACCACGCTGATGGGCGCCGACCTGAACAACATCGTCAAGTGCCAGGCGCTGAGCGACGAGCACGTTCAGTTCCTCGTGTACCAGCTGCTGCGCGGGCTGAAG TACATCCACTCGGCGGGGATCATCCACCGG GACCTGAAACCCAGCAACTTGGCTGTGAACGAGGACTGCGAGCTGCGG ATCCTGGACTTCGGGCTCGCGCGCCAGGCGGACGAGGAGATGACTGGCTACGTGGCCACGCGCTGGTACCGGGCCCCTGAGATCATGCTGAACTGGATGCACTACAACCAGACAG TGGACATCTGGTCTGTGGGCTGCATCATGGCCGAGCTGCTCCAGGGAAAGGCCCTTTTCCCAGGAAACGACT ACATCGACCAGCTGAAGCGCATCATGGAGGTGGTGGGCACACCCAGCCCTGAGGTTCTGGCAAAGATATCGTCGGAACAC GCCCGGACCTACATCCAGTCCCTGCCCCACATGCCCCAGAAGGACCTCAGGAGCATCTTCCATGGAGCCAACCCCCTGG CTGTGGACCTCCTGGGACGGATGCTGGTGCTGGACAGTGACCAGAGGGTCAGTGCAGCCGAGGCCCTGGCCCATGCCTACTTCAGCCAGTACCACGACCCCGAGGATGAGCCCGAGGCCGAGCCCTACGACGAAAGCGTTGAGGCCAAGGAGCGCACGGTGGAGGAGTGGAAGGGTGGGCCTGAGGGCTGCGTCCCCCAGAGGCTGAGCGCTGCCTGTTTTCTGCAGGAAGTGCTCCAGTTTCTCTTGAGAGTGGTCTGA
- the MAPK11 gene encoding mitogen-activated protein kinase 11 isoform X7 translates to MSGPRAGFYRQELNKTVWEVPQRLQGLRPVGSGAYGSVCSAYDTRLRQRVAVKKLSRPFQSLIHARRTYRELRLLKHLKHENVIGLLDVFTPATSLEDFSEVYLVTTLMGADLNNIVKCQALSDEHVQFLVYQLLRGLKYIHSAGIIHRDLKPSNLAVNEDCELRILDFGLARQADEEMTGYVATRWYRAPEIMLNWMHYNQTVDIWSVGCIMAELLQGKALFPGNDYIDQLKRIMEVVGTPSPEVLAKISSEHARTYIQSLPHMPQKDLRSIFHGANPLAVDLLGRMLVLDSDQRVSAAEALAHAYFSQYHDPEDEPEAEPYDESVEAKERTVEEWKELTYQEVLSFKPPEPPQPPGSLDVKQ, encoded by the exons CGTCTG CTCAGCCTACGACACGCGGCTGCGCCAGAGGGTGGCGGTGAAGAAGCTGTCGCGCCCCTTCCAGTCGCTCATCCATGCGCGGAGGACGTACCGCGAGCTGCGGCTGCTCAAGCACCTGAAGCACGAGAAC GTCATCGGGCTGCTGGACGTGTTCACGCCGGCCACCTCCCTCGAGGACTTCAGCGAAGT GTACCTGGTGACCACGCTGATGGGCGCCGACCTGAACAACATCGTCAAGTGCCAGGCGCTGAGCGACGAGCACGTTCAGTTCCTCGTGTACCAGCTGCTGCGCGGGCTGAAG TACATCCACTCGGCGGGGATCATCCACCGG GACCTGAAACCCAGCAACTTGGCTGTGAACGAGGACTGCGAGCTGCGG ATCCTGGACTTCGGGCTCGCGCGCCAGGCGGACGAGGAGATGACTGGCTACGTGGCCACGCGCTGGTACCGGGCCCCTGAGATCATGCTGAACTGGATGCACTACAACCAGACAG TGGACATCTGGTCTGTGGGCTGCATCATGGCCGAGCTGCTCCAGGGAAAGGCCCTTTTCCCAGGAAACGACT ACATCGACCAGCTGAAGCGCATCATGGAGGTGGTGGGCACACCCAGCCCTGAGGTTCTGGCAAAGATATCGTCGGAACAC GCCCGGACCTACATCCAGTCCCTGCCCCACATGCCCCAGAAGGACCTCAGGAGCATCTTCCATGGAGCCAACCCCCTGG CTGTGGACCTCCTGGGACGGATGCTGGTGCTGGACAGTGACCAGAGGGTCAGTGCAGCCGAGGCCCTGGCCCATGCCTACTTCAGCCAGTACCACGACCCCGAGGATGAGCCCGAGGCCGAGCCCTACGACGAAAGCGTTGAGGCCAAGGAGCGCACGGTGGAGGAGTGGAAGG AGCTCACCTACCAGGAAGTCCTCAGCTTCAAGCCCCCAGAGCCACCGCAGCCGCCTGGCAGCCTGGACGTTAAGCAGTGA
- the MAPK11 gene encoding mitogen-activated protein kinase 11 isoform X5: MSGPRAGFYRQELNKTVWEVPQRLQGLRPVGSGAYGSVCSAYDTRLRQRVAVKKLSRPFQSLIHARRTYRELRLLKHLKHENVIGLLDVFTPATSLEDFSEVYLVTTLMGADLNNIVKCQALSDEHVQFLVYQLLRGLKYIHSAGIIHRDLKPSNLAVNEDCELRILDFGLARQADEEMTGYVATRWYRAPEIMLNWMHYNQTVDIWSVGCIMAELLQGKALFPGNDYIDQLKRIMEVVGTPSPEVLAKISSEHARTYIQSLPHMPQKDLRSIFHGANPLAVDLLGRMLVLDSDQRSSPTRKSSASSPQSHRSRLAAWTLSSEGNAARQPHSDPRRGLSPPALPPRPARLPRGAPPNTTAASSAHPWPGTLVYTPRLVGSLHVCEPRV, from the exons CGTCTG CTCAGCCTACGACACGCGGCTGCGCCAGAGGGTGGCGGTGAAGAAGCTGTCGCGCCCCTTCCAGTCGCTCATCCATGCGCGGAGGACGTACCGCGAGCTGCGGCTGCTCAAGCACCTGAAGCACGAGAAC GTCATCGGGCTGCTGGACGTGTTCACGCCGGCCACCTCCCTCGAGGACTTCAGCGAAGT GTACCTGGTGACCACGCTGATGGGCGCCGACCTGAACAACATCGTCAAGTGCCAGGCGCTGAGCGACGAGCACGTTCAGTTCCTCGTGTACCAGCTGCTGCGCGGGCTGAAG TACATCCACTCGGCGGGGATCATCCACCGG GACCTGAAACCCAGCAACTTGGCTGTGAACGAGGACTGCGAGCTGCGG ATCCTGGACTTCGGGCTCGCGCGCCAGGCGGACGAGGAGATGACTGGCTACGTGGCCACGCGCTGGTACCGGGCCCCTGAGATCATGCTGAACTGGATGCACTACAACCAGACAG TGGACATCTGGTCTGTGGGCTGCATCATGGCCGAGCTGCTCCAGGGAAAGGCCCTTTTCCCAGGAAACGACT ACATCGACCAGCTGAAGCGCATCATGGAGGTGGTGGGCACACCCAGCCCTGAGGTTCTGGCAAAGATATCGTCGGAACAC GCCCGGACCTACATCCAGTCCCTGCCCCACATGCCCCAGAAGGACCTCAGGAGCATCTTCCATGGAGCCAACCCCCTGG CTGTGGACCTCCTGGGACGGATGCTGGTGCTGGACAGTGACCAGAGG AGCTCACCTACCAGGAAGTCCTCAGCTTCAAGCCCCCAGAGCCACCGCAGCCGCCTGGCAGCCTGGACGTTAAGCAGTGAGGGGAATGCGGCTCGCCAGCCGCACTCGGACCCGAGGAGGGGCCTGAGCCCGCCTGCCCTCCCGCCTCGGCCCGCCAGACTCCCACGAGGGGCACCTCCCAACACCACTGCGGCCAGCAGCGCCCACCCCTGGCCTGGGACCCTTGTCTACACGCCGCGCCTTGTGGGAAGCCTGCACGTGTGTGAGCCACGGGTGTAG
- the MAPK11 gene encoding mitogen-activated protein kinase 11 isoform X4, protein MSGPRAGFYRQELNKTVWEVPQRLQGLRPVGSGAYGSVWPPCSSAYDTRLRQRVAVKKLSRPFQSLIHARRTYRELRLLKHLKHENVIGLLDVFTPATSLEDFSEVYLVTTLMGADLNNIVKCQALSDEHVQFLVYQLLRGLKYIHSAGIIHRDLKPSNLAVNEDCELRILDFGLARQADEEMTGYVATRWYRAPEIMLNWMHYNQTVDIWSVGCIMAELLQGKALFPGNDYIDQLKRIMEVVGTPSPEVLAKISSEHARTYIQSLPHMPQKDLRSIFHGANPLAVDLLGRMLVLDSDQRSSPTRKSSASSPQSHRSRLAAWTLSSEGNAARQPHSDPRRGLSPPALPPRPARLPRGAPPNTTAASSAHPWPGTLVYTPRLVGSLHVCEPRV, encoded by the exons CGTCTG GCCGCCTTGCAGCTCAGCCTACGACACGCGGCTGCGCCAGAGGGTGGCGGTGAAGAAGCTGTCGCGCCCCTTCCAGTCGCTCATCCATGCGCGGAGGACGTACCGCGAGCTGCGGCTGCTCAAGCACCTGAAGCACGAGAAC GTCATCGGGCTGCTGGACGTGTTCACGCCGGCCACCTCCCTCGAGGACTTCAGCGAAGT GTACCTGGTGACCACGCTGATGGGCGCCGACCTGAACAACATCGTCAAGTGCCAGGCGCTGAGCGACGAGCACGTTCAGTTCCTCGTGTACCAGCTGCTGCGCGGGCTGAAG TACATCCACTCGGCGGGGATCATCCACCGG GACCTGAAACCCAGCAACTTGGCTGTGAACGAGGACTGCGAGCTGCGG ATCCTGGACTTCGGGCTCGCGCGCCAGGCGGACGAGGAGATGACTGGCTACGTGGCCACGCGCTGGTACCGGGCCCCTGAGATCATGCTGAACTGGATGCACTACAACCAGACAG TGGACATCTGGTCTGTGGGCTGCATCATGGCCGAGCTGCTCCAGGGAAAGGCCCTTTTCCCAGGAAACGACT ACATCGACCAGCTGAAGCGCATCATGGAGGTGGTGGGCACACCCAGCCCTGAGGTTCTGGCAAAGATATCGTCGGAACAC GCCCGGACCTACATCCAGTCCCTGCCCCACATGCCCCAGAAGGACCTCAGGAGCATCTTCCATGGAGCCAACCCCCTGG CTGTGGACCTCCTGGGACGGATGCTGGTGCTGGACAGTGACCAGAGG AGCTCACCTACCAGGAAGTCCTCAGCTTCAAGCCCCCAGAGCCACCGCAGCCGCCTGGCAGCCTGGACGTTAAGCAGTGAGGGGAATGCGGCTCGCCAGCCGCACTCGGACCCGAGGAGGGGCCTGAGCCCGCCTGCCCTCCCGCCTCGGCCCGCCAGACTCCCACGAGGGGCACCTCCCAACACCACTGCGGCCAGCAGCGCCCACCCCTGGCCTGGGACCCTTGTCTACACGCCGCGCCTTGTGGGAAGCCTGCACGTGTGTGAGCCACGGGTGTAG